In the genome of Sebastes fasciatus isolate fSebFas1 chromosome 23, fSebFas1.pri, whole genome shotgun sequence, the window actcatacacttctagggacttttaatttggaaaatatctaaatgaatccagtaaaactgtttgattttcagcatgtatgtagtcagagatgtcctgaagtcaaatatatcagtcattgtcaggaagtatttattacatttcttcCAGCaaaacccaaaaatcaaaggctaaatacatttaacataaatgtcagtatctgggtgctctacagttgtagagtcggcccatttgaccacggagatgagagcgacggccagctcgaccgccacgttaccgccatacgataacgtttcctgtccgtgacagagttagcatgcagctttagctctgctctgtctagctctgcttttcctgtcaatgtgtgaaacacaaagtgtttccatcctttactggatgtgtagtgtttaccacgctggatttaacatgtgagggtgcaggtcgtatccacgctgaccctccaacgttttagactttctcatttcggctcgctgtggtttgttttggttggaaCAGATATGaagtcacgttactcagactacaacaataaaagcggtgacttccttctacctccacatagactcaaatggagcaaatatatcgattatggcattaaaaaatctatttctaaATCGTAAAGAAAAATTGCGATACaaaggtgaattgatttttttccccgcCCCTAGTGTCTACcaaagttacagactgtttagtaccaaattccctctttgagttactaatcctcctgcagctcaacaaggaaacggtcaaacacaacatactgactggatacatactaaggctgggcaatatatccatattatatcgatatcgtgatatgagacgagatatcatcttagattttggatattgttTTATCGTGATATGGCATCAGTGtcgtcttttcctggttttaaaggctacatttcAAGAAAGGGATGTAATtatctgaacttaccagactgttctagctgttctattatttgtcatttacacttCGTCATGAGATCCACatcactgatgattatttatcaaaaatctcattgtgtaaataatttgtgaaagcaccaatggtcaaccctacaatatcgtcgcaatatcGGTATCaaagtatttggtcaaaaatattgtgatatttgattttgtccaagtcacccagccctaatacgtctaactcagactgctgaagcctccgattagtttaagatcaactttacaggtcattttacacagaacaagacggtggatttagtcctcatctcgtaacactcaggttaaacggggattgcttcacagacagaaggaatgatgacagacatcaataactctttgaatgtacatatgaacatgtgagtattgtattcagatagacttgagaaaaatatgaacctgcaaagatgtttctgatgcagaatatttatttgatttttgatgCAATCTAAATGTCTGTGgcttcaaataattagacaatgctgacatgaaaacagagcacagttagatctgctgtcaacaagaacgtgggaataacttagaaccatagaaacctctgattagatggtgtcgttcataatcatcacttatatgcctttaagttggtgcaatacgtgtttgttgaagagtgctgcacctttagacatgttcaaatagagagctacaggaatgagtcctaaaacccagagatgagtcagcatgttagcacttcctgttccctcatctggaggtcaatggatttttagttagatgtctgaaataaggtctgtggttaaaggtccagtgtgtaggatctggcggtatctagcggtgacgtaaggagattgcaaccaactgaagcttctgcTGTGTGCGTAGAGAGTTtgtgtacaaactacataaactacagtcagtgaactgacctcagagtctccagtctacagtttggactctccagtccagcagaaagcagcttcactcctgaatccttcaggtcgGGGTTTagactcaggtccagctctctcagatgggaggggttggacttcagagctgaggccacaacttcacagtgagtatcTGAGAGGTCACAGTCAGAAAGTCTGTcatgacacaaaaatgacaaaatatgttattatgaaagaggacagtttatatttacttcatgcatttgatgactaaacagtttgatatatacttctttgattaacatttgctcctcacatcagtggttcagctaatcttatctcactgtttgacatgaaacaataattctcatcactctctctcaaacctgcagacttttaatctttgtttttctttaatcttgcagatgaagagagagaacatgtagttacattgaggcttccctaatgtccagtctgtcagtgtgatctgatcccaggtctgtctccacaaagttagcatgaggccttcttgaatagaaaagcatttttaaaactcagtgaataagtaataataatacagttgataaagatgacctctctttgctaactacctgctgctgtcaggttcacgtccataaatgggaaaattcagtgactgctgccaaacggtagaaaaattaaacaaatcgTGTAATAATATTAGACCTGTACATAATCAAACATTCATATAACTAGATATTTTGATGACTGCATGGCGTTTTGTCTTTAACACTCGTTTCTGAGCATCAAACGtattcagctcacaaacacaattaatgaaccaataaggttgcattattttcaacatgatgtcatcagaaagatgttatcagtgtttcagcattaaaaacacaacattgatctttggtgtgtataagatctcttaaaaagtctgaattctaccattctgctgttatatattcatcagaccgctgttattggtggaagctgtgtatttccatcttttctgaatctgtccaagcatctcctgaagaacacataatccaccaaagagcttgtgttaaagtattattttaccgtgtgtctctgtaacgtgttaaagtattattttaccgtgtgtctctgtaacgtgttaaagtattattttaccgtgtgtctctgtaacgtgttaaagtgttattttaccgtgtgtctttgtaacgtgttaaagtgttattttaccgtgtgtctctgtaacgtgttaaagtattattttaccgtgtgtctctgtaacgtgttaaagtattttaccgtgtgtctttgtaacgtgttaaagtattattttaccgtgtgtctctgtaacgtgttaaagtattattttaccgtgtgtctctgtaacgtgttaaagtattattttaccgtgtgtctctgtaacgtgttaaagtattattttaccgtgtgtctctgtaacgtgttaaagtgttattttaccgtgtgtctctgtaacgtgttaaagtattattttaccgtgtgtctctgtaacgtgttaaagtgttattttaccgtgtgtctctgtaacgtattaaagtattattttaccgtgtgtctctgtaacgtgttaaagtgttattttaccgtgtgtctctgtaacgtgttaaagtattattttactttctacagttactgtggtgtcttcctgattttagcagcttttctTTCATCAACTTCTCAGAACTGAATCtgaatttattattgttttctaggtttttgttttggatggCAGGTGTGTTGCTCGGGACCCAACGAAGCACAatgtcgagtgtgaagttgtttgtacgAGCGGTTCtggagaaagctgcaagcattCGGCCCGTTCTGAACAGACATGCTCTGAATGGACACTGCACCGTCTGGATTAAatcagaagaagcagaaacGAGAAATCGACTAGCACCCCCGCCTCGTCCTCCTCGCCGCCGGGAGGCTGCTTCACCGGGAGTAGAGTGTGCGGCAGCTCCAGGAGACGTACCCCCAGTTAACAGTTAGCTTAAATTCAGCCAGTGCAAACCCCAGCACCAGGACTCTGATCCCAGGACCGCCCcgactccccgccggatcagcaaacgttctgttgctgccgttacaccggttagacccagcgctccaccagacagcggatctttgtttgttttcatttgttttaccaggttcacatgtcgtctccatcacccagatacataaataagaaaaaactgtaaaatgtaacaattattagaaatcaatagaataagtgttcattaacttgacagctagaaacacaacctactgaaacattttaactcaacatttgaaacagctcaagaacatctgtgacaaaatacaactgacatatttatgtaataaacacgtggaacacttataagaatattatatttaagaataatttatagtgtgtatattttaagaactaaactactaatctacactgatctataaagttaatcacatctggacttacacagcttttctgcagttcctcacagctggaatcagtctccGTCGTCCCTGGTCTGTTGTGTTGTACTTCTTCAGGTtcaactcatccagaacctcctctgacatctgcagcatgtaggccagagctgagcagtggatctcggagagtttcttctctgatctgttctctgacttcaggaactcttggatctcctgatgtaccgagtggtcgttcatctccgtcagacagtggaagatgttgatgcttctgtcaggagagTTATACGTGGTCTtctccttcaggttgttgatgaTTCTCTGGATCAtttctggactgttgtctgtctgacccagcagacctcctaagagcttctggttggactccagagagaggccatgaaggaagcgaacaaacaggtccaagtggccatttttactttcaagggATTTCTCCATGGCTCTCTTCAGGAAGACATCCAGGCTAGAATGATCATATTCTTCTCCCAGGAAGTCCTTCAGTACCTCTGTGttcctgtttgtgtaacagtggaacatgtagactgcagccagaaactcctgaatgctcaggtgaacaaagcagtagacgGTTTTCTGGAACATCACActctctcttttgaagatctctgtacaaactcctgagtacaccgaggcctctgtgacatccagaccacaccgctccaggtcttcttggtagaacatgatgtttcctttctccagatgttcaaacgccagcctccccagcttcagcagaacttccctgtcagcctccatcagctcctgtggactcgtctcatgtccctcaccgtacttctgcttcttcctctttgtctgaaccaacaggaagtgtgagtacatgtcagtcagggtcttgggcagctctcctctctggtctgtagacaacatgtggtccagaactgtagcagtgatccagcagaagactgggattagacacatgatgtggaggctcctggatgtcttgatgtgtgagatgattctactggacagctcttcatcactgactctcctcctgaagtactcctccttctgggcgtcagtgaagcctcgtacttctgttaccctgtcaacacatgcaggagggatctgattggctgctgcaggtcgggaagttatccagacgagagctgagggaagcagattcccctggatgaggtttgttaacagcacgttgactgatgacttctgggtgacatcagacacaaccttcttgttcttgaaatccagtgaaagtctgctttcatccaggccgtcaaagatgaacagaactttacagacagcgagcttctctgctgtgaccttctgtaatgttggatggaaatCATGGAGCAGCttgagaagactgtactgctcatctctgatcaagttcagctccctgaacgaaagcagaaccaccagactgacatcttggttctccaagccctctgcccagtccagagtgaacttctgcactgagaaggtttttccaacgccagcgacgccgttcgtcagaacgactctgatgtgtccctgttggtcaggtaaggctttaaagatgtcctggcacttgattggagcgtcatggagggtctccttcttggaagctgtctcaagctgcctcacctcatgttgggtattaacctcttcactctgtccctctgtgatgtagagctcagtgtagatcctgttgaggagggttccacttcctgtttcatcagttccttcagtcacacattcacatctcctcctcagactgatcttatgttcatctacaacctcctgcagacctctatctgctgaaagagagaaacaaagtttaagacaaaacacagaaacttaTTATTTCTAAAgccaatatgaaaataatcaatataagaacatataaagaagtaaaggttaTAAAGTCATCATCCCTTCTTGAAGTCTAAACTAACGTCAAtgtgatttttatatttatttttaatagtttttcaaCGTGTCGCTCTGCAGGACCAGACGTGTGTTTGTAAGTCAGAGAAGGAGACTGTAGCAGGAAAGATAATGTTGTTCAAAGTCTGTGGCtcctgttcagttcagttcagttcagtttatgtttatat includes:
- the LOC141761907 gene encoding protein NLRC3-like isoform X9, producing the protein MEEDEDRAESLVSGRLSMKSDRSKGLPLIFSNEPEPSESKVQFRPRAESPVPSCLSMKSDRSKGAILNFSNEPGPSESKEKKSHASVEELLSRSRTRPGPQTASQTSTRPGPQTVSQTSTVQTDRGLQEVVDEHKISLRRRCECVTEGTDETGSGTLLNRIYTELYITEGQSEEVNTQHEVRQLETASKKETLHDAPIKCQDIFKALPDQQGHIRVVLTNGVAGVGKTFSVQKFTLDWAEGLENQDVSLVVLLSFRELNLIRDEQYSLLKLLHDFHPTLQKVTAEKLAVCKVLFIFDGLDESRLSLDFKNKKVVSDVTQKSSVNVLLTNLIQGNLLPSALVWITSRPAAANQIPPACVDRVTEVRGFTDAQKEEYFRRRVSDEELSSRIISHIKTSRSLHIMCLIPVFCWITATVLDHMLSTDQRGELPKTLTDMYSHFLLVQTKRKKQKYGEGHETSPQELMEADREVLLKLGRLAFEHLEKGNIMFYQEDLERCGLDVTEASVYSGVCTEIFKRESVMFQKTVYCFVHLSIQEFLAAVYMFHCYTNRNTEVLKDFLGEEYDHSSLDVFLKRAMEKSLESKNGHLDLFVRFLHGLSLESNQKLLGGLLGQTDNSPEMIQRIINNLKEKTTYNSPDRSINIFHCLTEMNDHSVHQEIQEFLKSENRSEKKLSEIHCSALAYMLQMSEEVLDELNLKKYNTTDQGRRRLIPAVRNCRKAVLSDCDLSDTHCEVVASALKSNPSHLRELDLSLNPDLKDSGVKLLSAGLESPNCRLETLRLWGCSLSEISCASLASALKSNPSHLRELELRDNKLKDSGVKLLCCFLESPHCRLETLGLWNCSLSKISCASLASALKSNPSHLRELNLSYNDLKDSDVKLLSDLVKSPQCRLETLRLVEGRSRSMLVSAVLL
- the LOC141761907 gene encoding NACHT, LRR and PYD domains-containing protein 12-like isoform X6 codes for the protein MEEDEDRAESLVSGRLSMKSDRSKGLPLIFSNEPEPSESKVQFRPRAESPVPSCLSMKSDRSKGAILNFSNEPGPSESKEKKSHASVEELLSRSRTRPGPQTASQTSTRPGPQTVSQTSTVQTDRGLQEVVDEHKISLRRRCECVTEGTDETGSGTLLNRIYTELYITEGQSEEVNTQHEVRQLETASKKETLHDAPIKCQDIFKALPDQQGHIRVVLTNGVAGVGKTFSVQKFTLDWAEGLENQDVSLVVLLSFRELNLIRDEQYSLLKLLHDFHPTLQKVTAEKLAVCKVLFIFDGLDESRLSLDFKNKKVVSDVTQKSSVNVLLTNLIQGNLLPSALVWITSRPAAANQIPPACVDRVTEVRGFTDAQKEEYFRRRVSDEELSSRIISHIKTSRSLHIMCLIPVFCWITATVLDHMLSTDQRGELPKTLTDMYSHFLLVQTKRKKQKYGEGHETSPQELMEADREVLLKLGRLAFEHLEKGNIMFYQEDLERCGLDVTEASVYSGVCTEIFKRESVMFQKTVYCFVHLSIQEFLAAVYMFHCYTNRNTEVLKDFLGEEYDHSSLDVFLKRAMEKSLESKNGHLDLFVRFLHGLSLESNQKLLGGLLGQTDNSPEMIQRIINNLKEKTTYNSPDRSINIFHCLTEMNDHSVHQEIQEFLKSENRSEKKLSEIHCSALAYMLQMSEEVLDELNLKKYNTTDQGRRRLIPAVRNCRKAVLSDCDLSDTHCEVVASALKSNPSHLRELDLSLNPDLKDSGVKLLSAGLESPNCRLETLRLSYCSLSEISCASLASALKSNPSHLRELDLSLNDLLKDSGVKQLCGFLESPHCRLETLRLWGCSLSEISCASLASALKSNPSHLRELELRDNKLKDSGVKLLCCFLESPHCRLETLGLWNCSLSKISCASLASALKSNPSHLRELNLSYNDLKDSDVKLLSDLVKSPQCRLETLRWKWVYPHLSE
- the LOC141761907 gene encoding protein NLRC3-like isoform X5, whose protein sequence is MEEDEDRAESLVSGRLSMKSDRSKGLPLIFSNEPEPSESKVQFRPRAESPVPSCLSMKSDRSKGAILNFSNEPGPSESKEKKSHASVEELLSRSRTRPGPQTASQTSTRPGPQTVSQTSTVQTDRGLQEVVDEHKISLRRRCECVTEGTDETGSGTLLNRIYTELYITEGQSEEVNTQHEVRQLETASKKETLHDAPIKCQDIFKALPDQQGHIRVVLTNGVAGVGKTFSVQKFTLDWAEGLENQDVSLVVLLSFRELNLIRDEQYSLLKLLHDFHPTLQKVTAEKLAVCKVLFIFDGLDESRLSLDFKNKKVVSDVTQKSSVNVLLTNLIQGNLLPSALVWITSRPAAANQIPPACVDRVTEVRGFTDAQKEEYFRRRVSDEELSSRIISHIKTSRSLHIMCLIPVFCWITATVLDHMLSTDQRGELPKTLTDMYSHFLLVQTKRKKQKYGEGHETSPQELMEADREVLLKLGRLAFEHLEKGNIMFYQEDLERCGLDVTEASVYSGVCTEIFKRESVMFQKTVYCFVHLSIQEFLAAVYMFHCYTNRNTEVLKDFLGEEYDHSSLDVFLKRAMEKSLESKNGHLDLFVRFLHGLSLESNQKLLGGLLGQTDNSPEMIQRIINNLKEKTTYNSPDRSINIFHCLTEMNDHSVHQEIQEFLKSENRSEKKLSEIHCSALAYMLQMSEEVLDELNLKKYNTTDQGRRRLIPAVRNCRKAVLSDCDLSDTHCEVVASALKSNPSHLRELDLSLNPDLKDSGVKLLSAGLESPNCRLETLRLWECSFSEISCASLASALKSNPSHLRELQLRGNNLKDSGVKLLSDLVESPHCRLKTLGLWGCSLSEISCASLASALKSNPSHLRELELRDNKLKDSGVKLLCCFLESPHCRLETLGLWNCSLSKISCASLASALKSNPSHLRELNLSYNDLKDSDVKLLSDLVKSPQCRLETLRLVEGRSRSMLVSAVLL
- the LOC141761907 gene encoding protein NLRC3-like isoform X1, translated to MEEDEDRAESLVSGRLSMKSDRSKGLPLIFSNEPEPSESKVQFRPRAESPVPSCLSMKSDRSKGAILNFSNEPGPSESKEKKSHASVEELLSRSRTRPGPQTASQTSTRPGPQTVSQTSTVQTDRGLQEVVDEHKISLRRRCECVTEGTDETGSGTLLNRIYTELYITEGQSEEVNTQHEVRQLETASKKETLHDAPIKCQDIFKALPDQQGHIRVVLTNGVAGVGKTFSVQKFTLDWAEGLENQDVSLVVLLSFRELNLIRDEQYSLLKLLHDFHPTLQKVTAEKLAVCKVLFIFDGLDESRLSLDFKNKKVVSDVTQKSSVNVLLTNLIQGNLLPSALVWITSRPAAANQIPPACVDRVTEVRGFTDAQKEEYFRRRVSDEELSSRIISHIKTSRSLHIMCLIPVFCWITATVLDHMLSTDQRGELPKTLTDMYSHFLLVQTKRKKQKYGEGHETSPQELMEADREVLLKLGRLAFEHLEKGNIMFYQEDLERCGLDVTEASVYSGVCTEIFKRESVMFQKTVYCFVHLSIQEFLAAVYMFHCYTNRNTEVLKDFLGEEYDHSSLDVFLKRAMEKSLESKNGHLDLFVRFLHGLSLESNQKLLGGLLGQTDNSPEMIQRIINNLKEKTTYNSPDRSINIFHCLTEMNDHSVHQEIQEFLKSENRSEKKLSEIHCSALAYMLQMSEEVLDELNLKKYNTTDQGRRRLIPAVRNCRKAVLSDCDLSDTHCEVVASALKSNPSHLRELDLSLNPDLKDSGVKLLSAGLESPNCRLETLRLSYCSLSEISCASLASALKSNPSHLRELDLSLNDLLKDSGVKQLCGFLESPHCRLETLRLWECSFSEISCASLASALKSNPSHLRELQLRGNNLKDSGVKLLSDLVESPHCRLKTLGLWGCSLSEISCASLASALKSNPSHLRELELRDNKLKDSGVKLLCCFLESPHCRLETLGLWNCSLSKISCASLASALKSNPSHLRELNLSYNDLKDSDVKLLSDLVKSPQCRLETLRLVEGRSRSMLVSAVLL
- the LOC141761907 gene encoding protein NLRC3-like isoform X12, which produces MEEDEDRAESLVSGRLSMKSDRSKGLPLIFSNEPEPSESKVQFRPRAESPVPSCLSMKSDRSKGAILNFSNEPGPSESKEKKSHASVEELLSRSRTRPGPQTASQTSTRPGPQTVSQTSTVQTDRGLQEVVDEHKISLRRRCECVTEGTDETGSGTLLNRIYTELYITEGQSEEVNTQHEVRQLETASKKETLHDAPIKCQDIFKALPDQQGHIRVVLTNGVAGVGKTFSVQKFTLDWAEGLENQDVSLVVLLSFRELNLIRDEQYSLLKLLHDFHPTLQKVTAEKLAVCKVLFIFDGLDESRLSLDFKNKKVVSDVTQKSSVNVLLTNLIQGNLLPSALVWITSRPAAANQIPPACVDRVTEVRGFTDAQKEEYFRRRVSDEELSSRIISHIKTSRSLHIMCLIPVFCWITATVLDHMLSTDQRGELPKTLTDMYSHFLLVQTKRKKQKYGEGHETSPQELMEADREVLLKLGRLAFEHLEKGNIMFYQEDLERCGLDVTEASVYSGVCTEIFKRESVMFQKTVYCFVHLSIQEFLAAVYMFHCYTNRNTEVLKDFLGEEYDHSSLDVFLKRAMEKSLESKNGHLDLFVRFLHGLSLESNQKLLGGLLGQTDNSPEMIQRIINNLKEKTTYNSPDRSINIFHCLTEMNDHSVHQEIQEFLKSENRSEKKLSEIHCSALAYMLQMSEEVLDELNLKKYNTTDQGRRRLIPAVRNCRKAVLSDCDLSDTHCEVVASALKSNPSHLRELDLSLNPDLKDSGVKLLSAGLESPNCRLETLRLWGCSLSEISCASLASALKSNPSHLRELELRDNKLKDSGVKLLCCFLESPHCRLETLGLWNCSLSKISCASLASALKSNPSHLRELNLSYNDLKDSDVKLLSDLVKSPQCRLETLRWKWVYPHLSE
- the LOC141761907 gene encoding NACHT, LRR and PYD domains-containing protein 12-like isoform X4; this encodes MEEDEDRAESLVSGRLSMKSDRSKGLPLIFSNEPEPSESKVQFRPRAESPVPSCLSMKSDRSKGAILNFSNEPGPSESKEKKSHASVEELLSRSRTRPGPQTASQTSTRPGPQTVSQTSTVQTDRGLQEVVDEHKISLRRRCECVTEGTDETGSGTLLNRIYTELYITEGQSEEVNTQHEVRQLETASKKETLHDAPIKCQDIFKALPDQQGHIRVVLTNGVAGVGKTFSVQKFTLDWAEGLENQDVSLVVLLSFRELNLIRDEQYSLLKLLHDFHPTLQKVTAEKLAVCKVLFIFDGLDESRLSLDFKNKKVVSDVTQKSSVNVLLTNLIQGNLLPSALVWITSRPAAANQIPPACVDRVTEVRGFTDAQKEEYFRRRVSDEELSSRIISHIKTSRSLHIMCLIPVFCWITATVLDHMLSTDQRGELPKTLTDMYSHFLLVQTKRKKQKYGEGHETSPQELMEADREVLLKLGRLAFEHLEKGNIMFYQEDLERCGLDVTEASVYSGVCTEIFKRESVMFQKTVYCFVHLSIQEFLAAVYMFHCYTNRNTEVLKDFLGEEYDHSSLDVFLKRAMEKSLESKNGHLDLFVRFLHGLSLESNQKLLGGLLGQTDNSPEMIQRIINNLKEKTTYNSPDRSINIFHCLTEMNDHSVHQEIQEFLKSENRSEKKLSEIHCSALAYMLQMSEEVLDELNLKKYNTTDQGRRRLIPAVRNCRKAVLSDCDLSDTHCEVVASALKSNPSHLRELDLSLNPDLKDSGVKLLSAGLESPNCRLETLRLSYCSLSEISCASLASALKSNPSHLRELDLSLNDLLKDSGVKQLCGFLESPHCRLETLRLWGCSLSEISCASLASALKSNPSHLRELELRDNKLKDSGVKLLCCFLESPHCRLETLGLWNCSLSKISCASLASALKSNPSHLRELNLSYNDLKDSDVKLLSDLVKSPQCRLETLRLVEGRSRSMLVSAVLL
- the LOC141761907 gene encoding protein NLRC3-like isoform X14; this encodes MEEDEDRAESLVSGRLSMKSDRSKGLPLIFSNEPEPSESKVQFRPRAESPVPSCLSMKSDRSKGAILNFSNEPGPSESKEKKSHASVEELLSRSRTRPGPQTASQTSTRPGPQTVSQTSTVQTDRGLQEVVDEHKISLRRRCECVTEGTDETGSGTLLNRIYTELYITEGQSEEVNTQHEVRQLETASKKETLHDAPIKCQDIFKALPDQQGHIRVVLTNGVAGVGKTFSVQKFTLDWAEGLENQDVSLVVLLSFRELNLIRDEQYSLLKLLHDFHPTLQKVTAEKLAVCKVLFIFDGLDESRLSLDFKNKKVVSDVTQKSSVNVLLTNLIQGNLLPSALVWITSRPAAANQIPPACVDRVTEVRGFTDAQKEEYFRRRVSDEELSSRIISHIKTSRSLHIMCLIPVFCWITATVLDHMLSTDQRGELPKTLTDMYSHFLLVQTKRKKQKYGEGHETSPQELMEADREVLLKLGRLAFEHLEKGNIMFYQEDLERCGLDVTEASVYSGVCTEIFKRESVMFQKTVYCFVHLSIQEFLAAVYMFHCYTNRNTEVLKDFLGEEYDHSSLDVFLKRAMEKSLESKNGHLDLFVRFLHGLSLESNQKLLGGLLGQTDNSPEMIQRIINNLKEKTTYNSPDRSINIFHCLTEMNDHSVHQEIQEFLKSENRSEKKLSEIHCSALAYMLQMSEEVLDELNLKKYNTTDQGRRRLIPAVRNCRKAVLSDCDLSDTHCEVVASALKSNPSHLRELDLSLNPDLKDSGVKLLSAGLESPNCRLETLRLWNCSLSKISCASLASALKSNPSHLRELNLSYNDLKDSDVKLLSDLVKSPQCRLETLRLVEGRSRSMLVSAVLL